The nucleotide sequence GTTTTCCTACTTTTCTGCACATACATGGTGGAAAACCCTCCGATTACACCACCTCTGATGAACGCCTGTCCCAAACGGACACGTCGGCATTCTACTGATGCTGTCTCCAGGGGGGAGGAGTCATCCAGCCGGGGGGGAGGAGTCATCCAGTGACATCACTCGAGCCAGCATCCGTCGAGTTAAACCACGCTCCTGGTTTCCACCTGAGGATAGCATCTCCAGGCTACATTTGCAGTCTTCATCGCTAATGCttgagttgcattgtgggtaaccTAGGCACCAAGTTTAGTTTTTTGTAAAACACGTAGAGCAGCATATAGAAGCTCGAGAGGCTGCTGCATTGCTGTTACAGGGTAACGTGGTCATGTGACCGTTCATCAGATACGACCACAAGAACAACGTTGGCGTGAACTCACTCTGGAAGCAGCGAAATCTGCaggaaagacagacacaaagcaGATGAATAATTACAAACGGCTACACAGAAACATGGTCgacaaaaagaataaataaaaggaacGCATTTCACCAACCACTCCTCACCTTTGCTGTCGGCcttcgcctcctcctgcaggaagtCGCCCTGCCGGTTGCCGAGTACGAACgcgaggaaggagaggatgaggcCGTTCAGGATGCCGATGATGGCCAGGATGTAGGCCCAGCGCACCGAGCAGCTTCCCAGGGTGTACCTCCCCGTGTCCTCCCCACACATGTCCCGGACCACCTCAGCGTCCCAGCCATTAGGGTAGACCACGCAGCCGAGCACCAGGCACACGGCTGGGGAGCAGAGGGTCGCCGTTATTTACAGGGAGAGACGTCAGGGTTACGGGGGTCACTCACAGCATCCGTAAATTAAAGATCTGATGCCGTGGCTCTGCTGCATAAAGTGTGCGCGTCATGCACCTCAGGGCTTTGGCGTTTGTGCGGATTTGGTCTTATTCAACTCTCCTGTGGAGGAAATCAGGCCAGCGCATCAGGCTGAGGCCAGGCTGGCCCGAACAGATgggtccctgaacgcctcattGACTGGACCGATGCTGCTGAGCGCATGGACCCAGCTGACGCACAGACTCGGtgtgtgagcacacacacacacacacacacgcgcgcaggTGAACATTTGCCATGGATGGAACTTTTGAATCCCAGAGAGGATGAAAAAGTCTTGCATCATCGTTGCCAAAAAATGAGCAAGTAAACCCAACACAGCTCATTTAATGCATGCTGTTAGGAGGAGTGTgacctctctgctcctctttgtTCTCCTGGGGAGCAGCTGTAGAATTGATTTTCTCATCTCCTCTCCCAGCTTTGGAAATGGCTGCCTGTTTCCTGCCTGTTTTCTCCTTGTTTCCTGCGTatttcctgtgtatttcctgCATGTTTCCTGTATATTTCCTGCATGTTTCCTGCTTGTTTCCTGCGTATTTCCTGCGTATTTCTTGTgtgatgatccggaagagattctggattctggatcagtttgacttttttggtaacattgcagtcaatggagcttcaaaatttgttcctcaatatccaAGTTGATTATTGAACagcgtttatggaatttgacacagtcatgtaggatgggggtctctatctcaccaccgaatttcatctggatcggatctagaatgaggtcaggaaaaaactcttccttctcctttcaCCTCCTTCACCCACCATCTATCCTTCATCTCATTCTCTCAGCACGGTCTTCCATCCAGCcggctccctcctcctcctcctcccactgtgTGTGCAAAAGCCCACTATGGTGTCATAGTTTATCTTGAACTTGACCTCGTGTGCCTGATTAAAAAGTCAGTTGGGATTCTGAAGGGATTTTTTTCAGACCCCGCCTCCATGTCATCTTCCGTTCACGCTGTCAGCGTCGCTCCTGCACATGACAATCAATCCTAGAAAAACGTAGAATTTTACATCTTTATGGCTTTGAATGTTGGACCTGTAGGATCAATACTCTATCCTCTCATCAGATCCGCTGTCAGTCAGtcgtgatgatgtcatatcaCTAAATagatctcgctctctctcccccacaGAACCAGAGAGAGCAGGAAAAACATCCCCAGTCCTCAAATGCACCGCCGACCCGGACCGTAAACGCCTCCTCCCTTAATGTCAGCTCTTCCAGACCGAAGCACAATTAGCACTCCTCCCTCCCTAACcatgttcctcctcctcagcgacAACACCGGAGCAGTGACCGCTTTCATCTGCATCACGTCCGGTTAATTAGAGCTTTGTGAGATTACGCAGAGGTATTTCTCTAATAAAGCGATTAAAGAAGAGGATGTTGGTCCTTTCTCCTGTGGGGTGCATCCCACTGCTCGGGGGCCCCCAAAAAGGCTTGGACCGCCTCTGGCCTGttgggaggaagatgaggatgaaCTGAAGGTTTAAGTAAATCTACCAACCCTAAAACAACGATTATTTAAAAACCTGCCTCCGTTCTGTTGAGCTGCGTCTTGTCTGACACAATTACACGCGCAGGACAGCTTTTACGCGCGGAGTTCGTTCGAGCGCTGTCACGCATGAATGGATGCGCCGcgcgggggggacgggggggggggacgggggggacgtgTGTGCGCGGATCACGCATAATGCGGGATAATCTGGGAGGCAGACATGGCAACAGGAATATAAAGTGTGACCTTTGATGCGACACCGCTGAAGGCATCTCGTTATCATAACTCCACACAATTACGCGCGTTCTCATCCAGtgggatgaagaagaggagcaggctgTGTCACGTGACAAAGTGAAATAAAgatttatgaaatgaaaaaataaaaataaatccattccTTACCGCATAGCAGCTGCATCCACGCGCACGTCTTGTAGACCGTGGCGGtgttgcagaagaagaagaggatgaagcaGCCGATGCAGGTGAGGATGAGCACCGTGGACATCAGCACGAACACGGACGCCGCCTTGAAGGCCCCCGACGGGATGGACGCGAAGTCGGAGAAGCTGCCCTGGCACAGCAGCTCCCGGTCGGACTTGCCGTTGCCCACGCAGTGGTGGAACAAGCCGAAGTAGCCGGCGTGGGGGGTGCTGACGCTGTCCCCGATCCAGTAGGGCTGCATGAAGACCACCACGTTGATGATGGACAAGCAGATGGTGAAGATGGCCCACAGGACCCCGACGGCGCGCGGGTTGCGCATGTAGGCGTCATGGTAGAATCTGGAGGCTTCTTGTGAAGGCAGcatttttgtcccccccccccctcccgtcacAACAGCGGCAACCGGCGGTGTTCCCTCttctgctgaccccccccccccccccccccctccctctctattCGAGAGAAGACAGGATGAAAGTAACTAACCaacaaagagagaaataatTCCTCTGCAACAAATGTCCACaggtatctctctctctctctctggtggtCTCACATCCAaacctccccctccccctccccctccccaccaCGGATCAATCAGTCTAATCGGTGACGCGTGATCCAGCGGACGGAAAAAAGATCAACTCTCCTCCGCGTGCAACCCGCAGGCGACCACCaccatcgtcttcctcctcttcacctcctcctcctcctcctcgccgccggCTCCGCGGTACATGCAGACCCAAAAGGATTCAAAGAACCCACCGAGCTTCCCCGAGACGACGGAGACTCCTCCTCCACGGACGGACACGCCGATGCGGCTTCATCCTATCACTCatgcaggatgaagatgatgaagcgCGCCCCCGAGGAGCGTGCGGATCATGTTCTTCCGTCACAGCAGCGCAAAATCCCCGTGTGAAAGAATACATGTGCTTGTCTAAAGACGCATAGAAGCCTCATAGTGCGCATGTGCCGGATcaataaattattctgattctgataataGAATAAAATTCCCCCAAATTAGACTATTCAAACATAACTGTCACGTGACTGTCGTgattttctatttgtttttaaagggaTTTTGAAGTACAGTATTGCTAGAATAAAATACTTTGGAAACAAGctgtaattaataaaaaaaaaagtgatagaTTAGGGTCGTATAGCTTTattacatctctctctctctctctctctccattcatAGTGTTGCCCTCTCGGTCACAGCCGCGCTGCCTGGTGTTCTTCATTTAATTAAACGtgtatataatattattatattttattattcctATGTTCCACGTCTGTATGTTTTAATCTGTGTGTATAGCACTTTGTTTTGacgtgctttataaataaagttgagttgagtttCAACCTCACCTGCAGCGTCATTAAATACGTCCAGGACCACGTGACAGTCTAATAAACTCCGCCCATCGCTCTCATCAACGACACGCGTCATTTAAAAGGGGGGCGGTGACCGTCACGTGGTCCCGCGAGCTTCCTGTTTACCGTCCGTCGCAGCGGCACGCCAGCGCCGTAGATTGCGACACGTCTCTCCGCTGCCGGGGCTTTTATTCGGGACAACATGGCCTTAGACCTTGTAGCCGCAGGGCTGAGTGCTGCGTCGCTCCGATCCGTTGGTCGCCATGTTCGTGACTACTGAGGAAACGTGAGCAGGCCGCGAAAGGATCCTCGGGCTTTCCTGACCGGAGGCTAGCAGGTGCCGTGTTGTTCAGGTGTCACCAACGCAAAGCCCAGAGCAGCGGTAATGTGGAGGACTACAAACGAACCGTTATTGTTTAAAATGAGTAAACGAGTAGTTTAATTAACCGGAAGCCACCAGACTCCACCTGAAAAGCTGAGCTAGCCTCTTTTAGCTGGTCCTGCTAACCCAGCTGGGCTTGTGTTGCGGGACCGTAGCAGCTCACCGGTGCCCGGGACTCGAGGAGACGCTCCGGCTCTGGCCCCCTCAAGGAGGAAGCTGACTGGGAAGGGATGGCCTGGTCGGTCTTCCCGTCTCAAAGGACACGGTTCTGCGGTTTTTGAAGGAGGTCGAGTTCGACTGGAGGCCGCCGCCCGGGGTCGAGGCGCGATGATGGCCGCCTCCTCCCCCTCGGCCGTCGGCGGCTTCGCGGCCACCGGTCTGCCGGTTAGAAGGAGCGAGGAAATAGCGGATTTGATCGATTTGTtctccaggatgcagtacagAGCGAAGGAGGTCACTCCTCGGGTAAGATGTCTTCATTTGTggctgtttgtgtgaatgtaaaGCAGAACTTCATTTGAAAATCAGCGGAATTCCCTTTAAATAATTCCCCATTAAAGCAACTCTGACTCCCGAGAGAGactaccgtaattctcggtgtacaagccgctacttttttccaatattttgaaccttgcggtttatgcaacgacgcggcaaatttacgtatattttcccactttctttacgagccgtgtttcgttaaagactatttattttcgttacaaaattaacgcccgcccgcccggagggaaagccccgcttgcgcgtagctggggagatctgcgagaagggcccggagctcgtccagagtcgccgccgctggaccgccgtacccggtccccgccgcctgtccgccatccgctacgcggcgtcggacgcgccgcgtagcggggaaggaacccaccccctcgacctcccgggcgtccccacccctgccgcaccgcgctcccgcggacggaggatgaggggcacgggggcaagggggacggggacaccccgccaggcgggcgcgcgcgcgccgcgcagcctccgacgggcggagaggggagggcgacggggcgactgctcccccagccgcggctcgagcccagccccgcttcgcaccccagcccgaccgacccagcccttagagccaatccttatcccgaagttacggatctgatttgccgacttcccttattctaacatgccagaggctgttcaccttgaagacctgctgcggatatcgttacgagccgtgttccgttaaatatcatttgtctcaatgcacttgcggcttacgaatatgtgcggcttattttagtacaaaatatatattttttttaattcagtgggtgcggctttttcacaggtgcgcataatagttcag is from Brachionichthys hirsutus isolate HB-005 chromosome 8, CSIRO-AGI_Bhir_v1, whole genome shotgun sequence and encodes:
- the lhfpl4a gene encoding LHFPL tetraspan subfamily member 4 protein, which translates into the protein MLPSQEASRFYHDAYMRNPRAVGVLWAIFTICLSIINVVVFMQPYWIGDSVSTPHAGYFGLFHHCVGNGKSDRELLCQGSFSDFASIPSGAFKAASVFVLMSTVLILTCIGCFILFFFCNTATVYKTCAWMQLLCAVCLVLGCVVYPNGWDAEVVRDMCGEDTGRYTLGSCSVRWAYILAIIGILNGLILSFLAFVLGNRQGDFLQEEAKADSKDFAASRLHLGSSLRLDGIEIQDTRDLRFGVQRFH